DNA sequence from the Phyllopteryx taeniolatus isolate TA_2022b chromosome 14, UOR_Ptae_1.2, whole genome shotgun sequence genome:
agtgtcctcagtttccaaacggtttttgaatgttgttaaaagaaaaggtgatgtaacagtgatTGTAAAGgtgatttttttggaatgtgttgcagccataaaattctaaattaatgattatttgctaaaaacaaagtttctcagtttgaacattaaacatcttgtctttgtagtgtattcaattaaatataggtcgaacatgatttgcaaatcattacattctgtttttatttatgtttaacacaacgtcccaactgcattggaattggggttgtacaataactATGAACCTTCAGATGCAGAGTAACTTGTCAAATATGTGGGACCAAATAAGACTCCAAATAAGCTCCGCAAAAAGCCCCGGTTTCCACCAGGTACTACTGTTGAGTTCGATTCAGTCGATTACCACTTCATGTTGCCACTTTTTCAGCATCCTGCTACGTGGTATTAAAACATCGTCCTTTAATTTGTTGACAGATTTGTGATCATATAGTGGGACCTCAGTTTACAACGGTTCCAACATCCTTGTTCCAATGTAAAAATACCTTGTTATGCAGGACACCCTCAGTTCCTAccgtatttgtttttcaaacaacTATTTCCTGACTTAACTACTGCATTCCCACTTGTGTAAATCaggaagtggtacagaaaatggatggatggatggaaggtttcATTGCCACTGTAGGAACAAAACTAAAGGTAAACTGAGGCCCGCATGTGAAAAATTAAATCTGGATTTACCATACTGGAGCCAACTGGTATGTACACGCTCCAGTGTCAAAGCCTAAAAAATAGAGTCATGCTTTCTTTAAATGACTCCTGGCCTTGTATTGATCCATGTTCCTGGGCTCGAGTGAACCTTGTCGCGGAAACTCAATCCAATTAGTTTGCCGCATGCACTGGTGGTGAAATCAGAGGCCCGCCAGCGGTCAATTTGAAACATTCACCAATACGAGTGAGACGTTGGGGCGATTGTGTTTCAATGGTCTGCGCTGCTGTGAGGACACATCATGAACCAGCTTTAACGGAGCATTACATGACCCCCTATAAAACTAAACtagaacattaaaacaaaagttgGTTGCTGAAGATTGAACAGTCATTACGCCACTATGAATCTACGGGATTTTGCTTTGTAGCTATTAATTCCAGGAATAGTCAGGAATAGTTTTATAAAATGCCACTAGGTGACCATCATTCTACAAACTCATTCCCGTTACTTCTCTGTTGCTGTCCATTGTCTTTAAAGGGTGAAGGCCGAAGGTTTTACTACACAGTTTACGAGTGGACCTACTTGTGAGTTTTCTAAATTACGAGATGTTGCTTggtcaattttttgctttgtgttgataTGCCGCTGCTAGACAAAGAACGCCATAACATCCACCCAACATCACACATCTCTCAGAATTTGAGATTGGAGAAATTTGAGTTTCGAGCTCagtcacagaaaaaaatttaactccTAAATCAAGTTACCACCATTGTCATGGAGCAGATTGTGTTCCACTTTGGAAGTTCCATGGTATTACGctacattatttacatttttaccaGCTACAAATCCCATAAAAATCAAGAGCGTGGCGGGATTATTTGACAGTACACACGGGTATAAAGGCAACAGTGAAAAGATTCGGGTGAGCTACACGATTGTGGCGGCAAAGGGAGGGTGACGGGGGAACAAAATCACGTCAAAGCTCCTCGTACATACTCTTTGTTATGTTTCAGAGCCAGGTGGTCAGACTCAAAGTAATACACATctggctcctcctcttcctcctcctcctcctcctccccctcttcctcctcctccgttgTGTGACTGCACGCTGCTTCCTTGCAGACATCCGGTCCCAATACGGGGCCACCGTCGTCGCAGGCTTTTTCGTCTCTGGGCCCCACACATGTGGTCTCCTCGTTGTCGGGTGGACACAAAGAGTCAGAGGGAAGAGGGAAGTCCTCGTCCATTCCTTCCACCGACTCCCTGTCCTCCCTCAGAGGCCCGTTGTCTCGAGGCGGAGAGCAGGTCTTGGTGGAGGACGTCTTGCGGGGTGAAGTCCGCAGGGTGTATCTGTGTTCATAGAGCTCAGCAAAAGATAGGGGCGTGCACCCGGGCTTGGTGGGCGGTGGGGTCGGTGCCAGCGGGGGCGTTGTTTCTCCTGAGTTGTTGTTGTAGGCGGCGGAGGAAGGCGAagcggcggcggcagcagcagcatccGGAACAGGCGTGAGCAAGCGACCATTGGCATCGCACTCGCTGTCCATcacctgctcctcggcagccagACACAGCGGGTCACCCACCACATCCACCTCCACGTCCTCTACCTCCTGCTCCCTGGCCACCATCAGCTCAGGGAGTGGGTCCTCTGGAGGGGCTGGCGAGAACGACGCAGATGACTCCCCTGAGGCAGCGACCTCCGTGTGCACCGGACTAGAGTTCGTACAAGGCACCGTGGGGTGGGGCGAGGGGGGTGCCCCGGCCTGGCCGCCGTTGAGCAGCGTCAGGCAGCTGGTGGCAGAGGCGGGACTCGGAGACTCCTCGACGAGGGTGCTATGTTTCTCTGCTGCGACGTCCCCAAGCCCGTTCGAGGCCTTGTGAGCGTCGGGGGACAGCGGCGCCCCTTCACACTTCATCCGACCATCTTTTACCAGCTCTCCTTCCTCTTCCCCGAGGACGGGTGAGGCAGGAGCTAAGGTCGAGTTCCGGGTGGGAATGTCCTCACAAGTGTCGCCCTTGCAACGCTCTGGAACTGAGACAGCACTCTTGGGGCTCACTGCGTCCTCCTCGTGTCCCTGAGATTCCCCGGCGCGGGAACACCGCTTGGCCCTTTTGATTAAAGGAGGGGCATCCGGCACCCCATTCCCTTTATCACAATGTTCCGACTTCTCAGGGCTAACGTCATTTTCTAGACATGAGCTGCTCCGTTTGCGGGGTCCTGCCGACGGCTCCTGCTCGGCTTCCAGATAACTATTTGAGTCCTTTGAGTCATTAAACCGTCCCTGCAGCAAGACCTGCTGATCAGAGTCCTGGATCGACTCGTTCTCAGTGTCCTCTTTAGCTTCCTGCTTTGTCTTCTCCTTCTTAGGGTCTGGTTTTGACTCCTGTTTGTCCTCCTTCTTGGACCCCTGCTTGACGTCCTGTTTCGACACCTGCCTGGAGTCCTGCCGAGACTCCTGCCTCTTCTTAGGTGAGCGGGCCCTAGGAAGCGGAGACACAGCCGTCTCGTCTGGCTGGGCGATGCTGCGGTTCCTGAGGGTGCGGCCACAAAAGTTCTCGTCCAATCCATTGAGCCCCACCGATGACCTTGTGACGCGCGAGGAACGGGACGCGGCCATACTACGGCGGGTGCCTACAGTCTCCTCATCCTGGTGCGTTCTCCAGTGTGGCGGAACGTGGGCACCTGCAAAGACACGCACCAGTGAATTTAATGTAAAACTGTACACAAGTAATGTACTAACATCATGTATATCTGcctgtgcctttcacacagaaactGTGTGACTGAATATGTTTGGGTTTTCAAAggtggggcctggcctggtgattGACATGGGCATCAGCAAatgagtgtagagttggctggctgttaactggctaagcCATTTGTGAGTCTGTCTGTTTGTGCCCAATGACAGCTCATGTATGAAATGTTTGCTTTCTTACTGTTTGTTgaataaagtgattgaaagtgcactggtGGCTCCGTCTATCCTTGACTACTTGCGGGTCCATTGCAATACATTCTAACTAGCAGTAGTAGGCTATactaaattagctaacatcgaTACGTTACCTTGTGTTGGCGATCGTAGACATGTGAGACACATTGCAGTATTGCACTTTATCTTCCTTGTGAAGTGAAATTATCCCAAACTTTTGACATTCACTGCCTTTTACAGACACTTTCCTCCTGGCTTGGCACCATCGCACCAACATTTTTCTACACTGAGTGGTGCATGCAACTGCAGTAGCATTAGTCCATGTGCTGGAgcggagcttcgaggcagagattttgcttcaaACTCTTTTGGAAATTGAGTTATTTAATTAAATGGTACACCTCTAGCAAAAACTGATGAGAGATGGCGGGGGGGGTTGAAGTCGACCCAGGAATTTGCCATCTTCCGACGTACTACAAGAGGCGTAACAGAGGTGGAATGTTGCCTGTTTGCAAGGACTCACAGTCTATGGCGGCTTGTTTTGCAAAGAATTGTCAGTATGCTACAGTGGGAACAGAAAGTTTTCatacccccttaaatttttcactttgttatattgcagcaatttgttaaaatcatttcaattcatttattcctcattaatgtacacacggcaacccatattgacagaaaaaaaaggtattgctgaaatttttgatgatttattaaaaaagaaaaactgaaatatcacacagccataagtattcagaccctttcctgtgacacatttaactcgggtgctgtccatttcttctgatcatccttaaaatggttctacaccttcattggagtccagctgtgtttgattatatagattggacttgattaggaaagccacacccctgtctataagaccttacagctcacagtgcatgtcagagcaaatgagaatcatgagatcaaaggaactgcctgaagagctcagagacagaattgtggcaaggcacagatctggccatggttaaaaaaaaattctgctgcacataaggttcctaagagcacagtggcctccataatccttaaatggaagacatttgggacgatcagaacccttccgagaactggccatccggccaaactgagcaattgggggagaagaaccttggtgagagaggtaaagaagaacccaaagatcactgtggctgagctccagagaagcagtcaggagatgggagaaagttctagaaagtcaaccatcactgcagccctccaccagtcggggctttatggcagagtggccgacagaagcctctcctcagtgcaacacatgaaagcccgcatggagtttacttataaaaaaactgaagaactccaagatggtgaaaaaataagattctctggtcaaagatgaatgaacttaaattattttagcaaatggctgcaatataacaatattctaaaatttaagggggtctgaatactttctgtacccactgtatatcggACATTGCGCTGACGCCGCCACGCTTCTAATTATCTAAACAAGGCTACCCGCACCGGCTGTGTGAATGACAAATTTGGGAAAAACTGTCTGAAAGAAATAGACGAAAATTTACACCAATTTTTCAAGAAGGCAGCATATCGTTCACACAGAACCAAATGAAGCAGGAGGTGAACACACAGGGGCGGCTTCCCACAATCAGATATTTAGGTGACGTCGGGAGTAGCATAtagagtgggtacggaaagtattcaaacccccttaattttttcactctttgttatattgcagccatttgctaaaatcatttaagttcctcTTTTtctcccctcaatgtacacacagcaaattgatttttttgcagatttattacaaaagaaaacctAAAATATCACAccataattattcagacccttttctcagtatttagtagaagcacccttttgagctaatacagccatgagtctttttgggaattatgcaacaggtttttcacacctgcatttggggatcctctgccgttCCTCCTTGCAggtcctctccagttctgtcaggttggatggtgaatgttggtggacagccattttcgggtctctccagagattctcaattgggtttaagtcagggtgctggctgggccattcaaggaTAGtaacagagttgttctgaagccactctttcgttattttagctgtgtgcttagggtcattgtcttgttggaaggtgaaccttcagcccagtctgaggtcctgagcactcaggaagaggttttcgtccaggatatccctgtacttggccgcatttatctttccttcgattgcaaccagtcgtcctgtccaggtgatgagcagtgcctggttttctccgcacattccgcttagaattaaggccaaaacgttccatcttggtctcatcagaccagagaatcttatttctcaccatcttgggagtccttcaggtcttttttttttttttttttttttttagcaaagtcCATGCGGGCTTCCACGTGTCTTgcaggagaggcttctgtcggccactctgccataaagccccgactggtggaggactgcaatgatggttgactttcttggACTTTCTCCCATcgccatctctggagctcagccacagtgatctttgggttcttctttacctctctcaccaaagctcttctcccccaattgctcagtttggccggaggtccagctctaggaaggattctggtcgtcccaaacgtcttcaatTTAAGGGTTATGGAAcctgctcttaggaaccttaagaacaacagaattttttttgtaaccttggccagatctgtgccttgccacaattctgtctctgagctcttcaggcagttcctttgacctcacgattctcatttgctctgacatgcactgtgagctgtaaggtcttatatcaactggtgtgtggctttcctaatcacgtccaatcagtataatcaaacacagctggactccaatgaaggtgtagaaccatctcaaggatgatcaaaagaaatggacagcaccagagttaaatatgagtgtcacaggaaagggtctaaatacttatggctgtgtgatatttcagtttttctttagtaaatctgcaaacatttcaacaattcgttttttttctgtcaatatggggtgttgtgtgtacattaatgaggaaaaaatgaacagctgaggcagctgatgggtaccggctggccaagcggaatgcagctttgatggtcgctgaagcaaaaactcgggcatgggaggagttcgttgaggccatggagaaagacttccggatggcttcgaggaaattgacatgccttcccatgagggagcagagtctgagttctctgaggcgggctctcctatctctggggttgaggtcaccaaggtggttaaaaagctcctctgtggcaagggcccgggggtggatgagattcgcccggagttcttcaaggctctggatgttgtaggccTGTCCTGGTTGACCCGCcgctgcaacatcgcgtggacatcggggaaagtgcctctggattagcagactggggtggtggtccccctttttaaagggggaccggagggtgtgttccaactacaaggggatcccactcctcagcctccctggtaaggtctattcaggggtgctggagaggagggtccgttgggaagtcgaatctgagattcaagaggagcagtgtgcttttcctcctggccgtggaacagtggaccagctctacacccttggcagggtcctcgagggtgcatgggagttagcccaaccagtctacacaaccagtctacatgtgttttgtggacttggagaaggcgttcgaccgtgtccttcggggggtgcttcgggagtatggggtaccgaaccccgatacgggctgttcagtccctgtacgaccggagttagagtttggtccgcaaatccggcagtaagtcggactcgtttccggtaagggttggactccgccaaggctgccctttatcaccgattctgttcataacttttatggacagaatttctaggcggagccaaggcatagagggggtccggtttggtggcctcagtattgcatctctgctttttgcagatgatgtggttctgttggcttcatcaagccgtgacctccaactttcactggagcagttcgcagctgagtgtgaagcggctgggatgagaatcagcacctccaaatctgagaccatggtcctcagtcggaaaagggtggtgtgccctttccaggtcggggatgagatcctgccccaagtggaggagttcaagtatcttggggtcttgttcacaagtgggggaagaatggaatgggagattgacaggcggatcggtgcagcgactgcagtgatgcagactttgtatcggtccattgtggtaaagaaggaactAAGCCGTAAGGCGAAGCTcgcgatttaccggtcaatctacgttcctaccctaacccatggtcacgagctgcgggtcgtgaccgaaagaacaagatcccggatacaagcggccgaaatgagtttcctccgcagggtgtccgggctctcccttagtgatagggtgagaagctcggtcatccgggaggatctcagagtggaggcgctgctcctccacatcgaaaggagccagatgaggtggctggggcatctgattcggatgcctcccggacgcctccccggtgaggtgttccgggcacgtaaaatcgggaggagaccccggggacgacccaggacacgctggagagactacatccttcggctggcctgggaacgcctcgggatcaccccggaagagctggatgaagtggctgtggagagggaagtctgggcgtccctgctaaagctactgccctcgcgacccgacctcggctaagcggtagaaaatggatggatggctggatggatgggctgcaatataacagagtgaaaaatttaagggggtctgaatgctttccgtacccaatgtaaaatattttttcagacAGTGGCAGCTGTTTTCAACAAAACATGGTGTGAGAAGGGTTAGTCAGGGTAATCATGCTAATGAATCTAAAGAGAGCAATAAAAAGGTCAAGTCATTCTAAAGTCACATTCCGTTATTAAGTTGGTGTCCTTTGCAGTTGTAAAAGGAGTTCAAAAGGTGCGCATCGATCAGTTCCACGGAGAGATCCTTTAAATGTGCAGCGACCGGTCAAAACATGTTTAATGACACTCATTGGCCAGGCTGGGTCCAATCCAACCTTCTCAACCGACAGTGAAGAAGCGCAATCCTTTTAAAGCTGAAAAGACAATGGCGCTGTTCAACGTAAAGTGACCGTTTTCGTGTCATCATGATAGCtggagattttttattttgaagtttctactccctgttttttttcccttgataAGTACGGCAGGGTATTAAGGTCACCttagtgagagagagagaataaacTCGATACGTGATTTAAAATTGTCATGACATTTTAAATCAAGTGTATGTGATTTAGAGTCATCATAAAGTTATGATGAAATTTCAAGTCATCATGATGAGATTTAAAGTAAACATTGGACGTGAAGATCCTGGTTAAGTGATAGTGTGATAGTGTGAACATATAAATATGAACAACTGACTGGAGCGTATCCTGGCATGGCAACAGAGTCCCATGTGACCGCCGGTCGTCAATTATTGACGTTATATgtttgagtccatctgtttgtgctgttatggcttttatttatttaaatatatttattctcaGCCGTTCCAGTTTTGACaaaatttttgtgaacaaaatatTTCGATTTGGAACTTATGCAACTGGTGGGATGCATTTGAGCCCATCTGTTACcgtttttattttggtaggtttctacttcctgtttttgtttttctgtaaacACAGCATATTGATTTGGATCTTCTGCAACTGTATTTGTGCATTTCAGCCCATCTGTTTGTGctgttccagcttttattttactAGGTTTCTACTTCTTGTTTCTGTGCCCTTATGAGGCCTCTCAGTCGGAGATGGTTTCGGACAACTTTTTGTTAACAAAGCATTTTGGTTGGAACTTGTGTGACTGGTATTGTGCATTTGATTCTATCTGTTTGTGCTTCTTGACTTCTGCGTGAAGATGTAGACTACTACATTAGCTACTCGCACTTGCTAGCTACTAATCAAAACGTAGTGGTCCTTGTTCATTAGTAGTTGGTTTTGTGATATTATCCCTTCAAAAAATGTTGCGCGTTTTTAACATATTCTATATCAGAGTGGCTAACTTATTTTAACCTGACAGTTAAGAATGAAATTGTCAGTAAAAACACAGCCTGCAGAGTCAATAAAGGTTTACCATGCACACATTACTCGCACTATGCTGACGCCGCCTGCTGAGAAGGCTAACGTGACGCATCCATGCATAAAACAGGAAGGAGGGAGGAAGGCGAAAGGAGTGAGCAACTGGCcttgaacacaacacaacaaattaatgAAGCGTGCTCGTTAGCTCCACTccggaagagagaaaaaaaaaacaacagtgatCAGCTCGTTTGAACAACTGCTAACATATTGCGGTTGTTACAGCTTAGTGGGTAGATGCAGGGGTAATTAGCTAACACGCTAACAAATGCTGTCTTCAGGTGTACGTTATAAACAAGGTCGCGTTGAAGACCTACTTTGAGTGGAATGTGGTAAGACGCAGGAGCTACAACACTATTTCTTATTTTGAGGCTAAATTGTATCTGAATTAGACGACACGGTGGCCTCGCCTGATGTTGAACTAGCATCAGACCACATACATCCAGTACATGAACACTGGCTACAATGgaagtaaagagcaacatttagGTTCCTGAGAATCAATTACTCCTAAGAAACCATAGAAATAATCTGTTTCAGGGTCAAATTGGCAGAATATAAAACCTTTACAGGATATCCAAGGGGAGGATGCCTAAACTTACAAACTCATTCTTAGTTATCAAGGCTCTTTCACAGAAAGATCAAGAAAAATTGCTGCATAGCACAACCTGGCATTTACCCACCTATGCCTCTTACATGGAACGCATCAAAGGTGAAATATTGCCGCAACAGGGGTATTTAACGTTAACGCCCTGGCACTAGTGATGGGATGAACAATACTGGTGCGCCAGCACTGTACCGAGCACACAAGAGTGAAACCCCGTATTGGTGCGTGTATCGCTTTTAGAAAAATCTCGTGTGACCGATACAGGAAGTGTGTCGTTTGGATGTGCCGCGCCAAATTGTGTTTATAACGGAACAAACTGTCGACGTTGCAGATTTGTTAAATGGAGTTTTGCTGATGTTGTTGGATTTGGGATTTTTGCTTGCCCTCACCTTGTTCCATTGACTTCATGGATCTTACATCAATAAGAGCACTTCATCAATGCTGAGGCATTATAGAGCTCGGCATGGCAATGAAGAATTGGCAGATACACTCGTGTGAGTACCCCAGGTATGTTGAAATtctcacaaaaaaattacattttcaaaaatagtttattacacacaaaaggctttgtgtgaCTGTAATATTGTTTCATTTTGGCTTGCAGTTCCTAACAAGCAAGCAGTGGATGGGGCTGTGGTCAACATGGTTATCAAAGACTGTCAGCCACTCACCATTGTTGAAAATGAAGGATTCAAGGAGCTCCTGAAGCTTATCAACTTGCAGTTAAATTTTTATGCTCGCCACCTTCATCTGTACCCtgtgaaatagttttttctAAGGCAGGGGAATGGGTGTCTAAGAGGAGAAATCGCCTTGGAGCAGACTTTTGTTcctcaataaaaatgcataaatcaataaatttttagtcttttatttcatatgattgaacacttaagttaaaATTCCATACATAagttaaaaattttaattgaattttattattacagacaaatttgctatattttacataaactcattttagcatttacacaaacaagGTTTTAAGTAAATTTTAAACTCTTATAAAACAACTCAGCAAACAAACTAAGcaaatgaaattatacaatgaTGAGATCATATTTTAAGGACTAGTGATTAAATATTTCACAGGCTGATGTTGGGTTTTCAGCATGTAAGCttttccatcttattttcattttgtttacctgCAGTGATTTTAGAACTACTGCAGGGGTCACTATTGAGTGACCAACAGTGTCAATACAGTTTGTGTAGTGTGCTAATACACTCCTTGAGGTATCATCATCCCATCACTACCTGGCACTG
Encoded proteins:
- the zzz3 gene encoding ZZ-type zinc finger-containing protein 3 isoform X2 — encoded protein: MAASRSSRVTRSSVGLNGLDENFCGRTLRNRSIAQPDETAVSPLPRARSPKKRQESRQDSRQVSKQDVKQGSKKEDKQESKPDPKKEKTKQEAKEDTENESIQDSDQQVLLQGRFNDSKDSNSYLEAEQEPSAGPRKRSSSCLENDVSPEKSEHCDKGNGVPDAPPLIKRAKRCSRAGESQGHEEDAVSPKSAVSVPERCKGDTCEDIPTRNSTLAPASPVLGEEEGELVKDGRMKCEGAPLSPDAHKASNGLGDVAAEKHSTLVEESPSPASATSCLTLLNGGQAGAPPSPHPTVPCTNSSPVHTEVAASGESSASFSPAPPEDPLPELMVAREQEVEDVEVDVVGDPLCLAAEEQVMDSECDANGRLLTPVPDAAAAAAASPSSAAYNNNSGETTPPLAPTPPPTKPGCTPLSFAELYEHRYTLRTSPRKTSSTKTCSPPRDNGPLREDRESVEGMDEDFPLPSDSLCPPDNEETTCVGPRDEKACDDGGPVLGPDVCKEAACSHTTEEEEEGEEEEEEEEEEPDVYYFESDHLALKHNKDYQRLLQTIGVLEAQRAQAILDLETLARHQREALADPISFVEQLQKRMIRGRLCQSSKPHTFNQLWTAEEQKKLEQLLLKFPPEEVESKRWQKIADELGNRTAKQVASRVQKYFIKLTKAGIPVPGRTPNLYMYTKKASSKRQHHLNKHLFRPSTFLTSYEPPVFMDDDDEERAVFYSAMHDPTADDSDEDGVPAELRNLPEYKELVELKRLKKQKIQEIREDKGGVQHLGYKCDVCGMDPIQGVRWHCQDCPQDNAVDFCANCSDCLFKTETHKPNHHLDPVYQPETFLDRDYRLPQSTSYNYLDPNYFPANR
- the zzz3 gene encoding ZZ-type zinc finger-containing protein 3 isoform X1, translating into MAASRSSRVTRSSVGLNGLDENFCGRTLRNRSIAQPDETAVSPLPRARSPKKRQESRQDSRQVSKQDVKQGSKKEDKQESKPDPKKEKTKQEAKEDTENESIQDSDQQVLLQGRFNDSKDSNSYLEAEQEPSAGPRKRSSSCLENDVSPEKSEHCDKGNGVPDAPPLIKRAKRCSRAGESQGHEEDAVSPKSAVSVPERCKGDTCEDIPTRNSTLAPASPVLGEEEGELVKDGRMKCEGAPLSPDAHKASNGLGDVAAEKHSTLVEESPSPASATSCLTLLNGGQAGAPPSPHPTVPCTNSSPVHTEVAASGESSASFSPAPPEDPLPELMVAREQEVEDVEVDVVGDPLCLAAEEQVMDSECDANGRLLTPVPDAAAAAAASPSSAAYNNNSGETTPPLAPTPPPTKPGCTPLSFAELYEHRYTLRTSPRKTSSTKTCSPPRDNGPLREDRESVEGMDEDFPLPSDSLCPPDNEETTCVGPRDEKACDDGGPVLGPDVCKEAACSHTTEEEEEGEEEEEEEEEEPDVYYFESDHLALKHNKDYQRLLQTIGVLEAQRAQAILDLETLARHQREALADPISFVEQLQKRVNLGLPCPQRVVQLPDLAWEQYTSGLGNFQREFCDKKRKTRRLRLIFDKGLPDRPKSPVEPKKGCETGTFYSSLPTSDALENGRQTQMIRGRLCQSSKPHTFNQLWTAEEQKKLEQLLLKFPPEEVESKRWQKIADELGNRTAKQVASRVQKYFIKLTKAGIPVPGRTPNLYMYTKKASSKRQHHLNKHLFRPSTFLTSYEPPVFMDDDDEERAVFYSAMHDPTADDSDEDGVPAELRNLPEYKELVELKRLKKQKIQEIREDKGGVQHLGYKCDVCGMDPIQGVRWHCQDCPQDNAVDFCANCSDCLFKTETHKPNHHLDPVYQPETFLDRDYRLPQSTSYNYLDPNYFPANR